A single window of Nocardioides kongjuensis DNA harbors:
- a CDS encoding amino acid ABC transporter permease has product MTSFIEDFGSSLPRLLDGLQVSALLTGGGLTLGLPLALAAALAQMSSVRWLQAGAVVFVEVGRGAPALVLLQLAYFGLPNAGIVLPAVLSAITALSWTTAAYGAEYIRSGLAAVPNREIEGCQALGMNRRDTLRFVVVPQGLRIALPSLMGFAVMLFQATSLAYSVAVPELMSQAYSIGSSNFRYLNALVAAGLLYAAISIPTTWLSIGVERRMNRHA; this is encoded by the coding sequence ATGACTTCCTTCATCGAGGATTTCGGCTCCAGCCTGCCGCGACTGCTCGACGGCCTACAAGTCAGCGCCCTGTTGACCGGCGGTGGCCTGACTCTCGGACTGCCGCTCGCCCTGGCGGCCGCTCTGGCGCAGATGTCGTCAGTGCGGTGGCTGCAGGCCGGTGCCGTCGTCTTCGTCGAGGTCGGACGCGGCGCTCCCGCGCTGGTCCTGCTGCAACTGGCCTACTTCGGCCTGCCGAATGCAGGGATCGTCCTTCCGGCGGTGCTGTCGGCGATTACGGCGCTCAGCTGGACGACCGCGGCCTACGGCGCGGAGTACATCCGCAGCGGCCTTGCCGCCGTACCCAACCGCGAGATCGAGGGCTGTCAGGCGCTCGGGATGAACCGCCGCGACACACTCCGCTTCGTCGTCGTACCCCAGGGCCTGAGGATCGCGCTCCCGTCGCTGATGGGCTTCGCGGTGATGCTCTTCCAGGCGACGTCACTGGCCTACTCGGTAGCGGTGCCGGAGCTGATGAGCCAGGCGTACTCGATCGGCTCCTCCAACTTCCGCTATCTCAACGCGCTCGTCGCGGCCGGCCTCCTCTACGCCGCCATCTCGATCCCGACCACGTGGCTCAGCATCGGCGTCGAGAGGCGCATGAACCGGCACGCCTGA
- a CDS encoding amino acid ABC transporter permease yields MEALRTVLLGLPMTLGVTAGALLIGTALALPLTLGLELRRGPVWFLCRVIVDLVRGVPPVAWLFILFYGVSVGAVRLSPLSAGIGALGLVASAYLAEIFRGSLKSIHFGQAEAATALGLSRGAAWVDVIGPQAWRTALPAYTNYAIALLKDSSIVSIVGVAEIVSRSGQLSRTSDLGIFVFVLAGAVYVVLSILVASGSRRLHRRLHEAVAV; encoded by the coding sequence ATGGAAGCTCTCCGTACCGTCCTGCTCGGCCTGCCGATGACGCTCGGCGTCACGGCCGGTGCCCTCCTCATCGGCACGGCGCTCGCCCTACCCCTCACCTTGGGCCTCGAGCTGCGTCGTGGCCCCGTGTGGTTCCTGTGCCGCGTGATCGTCGACCTGGTGCGCGGCGTGCCGCCCGTGGCGTGGCTCTTCATCCTGTTCTACGGAGTATCGGTCGGCGCGGTGCGACTGTCTCCGCTGTCGGCGGGCATCGGCGCGCTCGGACTCGTGGCGTCGGCCTATCTCGCCGAGATCTTCCGGGGATCGCTGAAGTCGATCCACTTCGGCCAGGCCGAGGCGGCAACCGCACTCGGTCTGAGCCGGGGGGCGGCTTGGGTCGACGTGATCGGCCCCCAGGCTTGGCGCACCGCGCTGCCCGCCTACACCAACTACGCCATCGCGCTGCTCAAGGACTCCTCGATCGTCTCCATCGTGGGTGTCGCTGAGATCGTCAGCCGATCCGGACAGCTCTCTCGGACCTCGGACCTGGGGATCTTCGTGTTCGTGCTGGCCGGGGCCGTGTACGTCGTGCTGTCGATCCTGGTCGCATCCGGGTCCCGGAGACTCCATCGCCGGCTGCACGAGGCGGTGGCGGTGTGA
- a CDS encoding amino acid ABC transporter ATP-binding protein, producing MVNVASNPALSTQAGPVILPTGAPDASMVRVRGLAKAFGTNVVLSDVSLGVEAGSVTAMIGPSGAGKSTVLRCLNLLERPDSGLIQIGRHSIDVEKGILPANLAELRRSAGMVFQSFNLFPHMSVLRNVSLPQQRVLGRSRAEADEVSHRLLERMGLRDKSSQYPNRCSGGQQQRIAIARALALEPEVMLFDEPTSALDPEVGAEVLEVMRELASEGMTMVVVTHEMRFAANVSDQLVVMADGQIIECGDPHQIMSDPQHPRTQRFLKAVLDR from the coding sequence ATGGTCAACGTCGCCAGCAACCCCGCACTGTCGACCCAAGCCGGCCCCGTGATCCTCCCCACAGGAGCACCCGACGCCAGCATGGTGCGCGTGCGCGGCCTCGCGAAGGCCTTCGGCACGAACGTCGTCCTCAGCGATGTCAGTCTGGGGGTCGAGGCCGGTTCGGTCACGGCGATGATCGGGCCCAGCGGCGCCGGCAAGTCAACGGTGCTGCGCTGTCTGAACCTTCTGGAACGGCCCGATTCGGGTCTGATCCAGATCGGTCGACACTCGATCGACGTGGAGAAGGGGATCCTGCCGGCCAACCTGGCCGAGCTCCGTCGCAGCGCTGGCATGGTCTTCCAGAGCTTCAACCTCTTCCCGCACATGAGCGTGCTGCGCAACGTGTCGCTCCCTCAGCAGCGCGTGCTCGGCCGCAGCAGGGCGGAGGCGGACGAGGTGTCCCATCGCCTGCTCGAGCGGATGGGTCTGCGGGACAAGTCATCGCAATACCCGAACCGCTGCTCGGGCGGGCAGCAGCAGCGGATCGCCATCGCCCGCGCGCTCGCGCTGGAGCCGGAGGTGATGCTGTTCGACGAGCCGACCTCGGCACTGGATCCCGAGGTGGGCGCCGAAGTGCTCGAGGTGATGCGCGAGCTGGCGTCGGAAGGCATGACGATGGTGGTCGTCACCCACGAGATGCGATTCGCGGCGAACGTTTCGGACCAGCTCGTCGTGATGGCGGACGGGCAGATCATCGAGTGCGGCGACCCGCACCAGATCATGAGCGACCCCCAACACCCGCGCACGCAGCGGTTCCTCAAAGCAGTCCTGGACCGCTAG
- a CDS encoding substrate-binding periplasmic protein, whose amino-acid sequence MNRHHRRALAGSTTVLATVLTLSACTSSETVNKVASDCTPAHDVDTVKEGVLAVAAVDYFPVSVTSDGPFKGTEADMVKDFAKQNCLEVKVVKVDFAGAIPAVDSGRADIAIGGFYRTAERAEVVGLSGPVYVDRLGAISEDGLSSVNQIDGHKVGTVDGYLWTADAKKVFGSDLSVYPSNVEMKADLEAGRIDVALDSFGGAKFVFGDEKDLNIEVLEPDDRIASTKEPAQIGFPFTRGNTSLETALNDAIQGWQADGTLVEILEKYGASTDILDVGEPRLLN is encoded by the coding sequence ATGAACCGACACCACCGCCGAGCCCTGGCGGGCAGCACCACTGTCCTGGCCACTGTCCTCACGCTCAGTGCCTGCACCAGCAGCGAGACCGTCAACAAGGTGGCCAGCGACTGCACGCCGGCCCACGACGTCGACACCGTCAAGGAGGGCGTCCTCGCGGTCGCGGCGGTCGACTACTTCCCTGTCTCCGTCACCAGCGACGGTCCCTTCAAGGGCACCGAGGCCGACATGGTCAAGGACTTCGCCAAGCAGAACTGCCTCGAGGTCAAGGTGGTCAAGGTCGACTTCGCCGGTGCGATCCCGGCCGTCGACTCCGGACGTGCAGATATCGCCATCGGCGGCTTCTACCGCACGGCCGAGCGCGCCGAGGTCGTCGGGCTCTCCGGCCCGGTCTACGTTGATCGGCTCGGCGCCATCTCGGAGGACGGCCTGTCGAGCGTGAACCAGATCGACGGTCACAAGGTCGGCACCGTCGACGGCTACCTGTGGACCGCTGATGCGAAGAAGGTCTTCGGCTCGGACCTCTCGGTCTACCCGTCGAACGTCGAGATGAAGGCCGACCTCGAGGCTGGCCGCATCGACGTGGCGCTCGACTCCTTCGGAGGGGCGAAGTTCGTCTTCGGTGACGAGAAGGATCTGAATATCGAGGTTCTCGAGCCTGACGACCGCATCGCGTCGACCAAGGAGCCTGCACAGATCGGCTTCCCATTCACTCGCGGCAACACGTCGCTGGAGACCGCGTTGAACGACGCGATCCAGGGCTGGCAGGCCGACGGCACGTTGGTCGAGATCCTCGAGAAGTACGGCGCCTCCACCGACATCCTCGACGTCGGCGAGCCGCGGCTCCTCAACTGA
- a CDS encoding creatininase family protein yields the protein MNHPNGPSVWLQDLTWQEVEQHLESDRVVLVPCGSTEQHGPAGVLGVDTYVATGIVEDVAQRMGALCAPPLWFGDSPHHMAFAGTISLRTETLMALVTDVCRSLASHGFDKIVLVNGHKGSNLPALGSAVRALHESSHPDVVFAVADPLHLARSVAPTIKEVNEHHGGELELSQVAYRHPGLIRMDRLTSEGAAFGQIFGGFVGDDLFGPAPDGVDIVWSSAEQRRFAPTGSLSSSLGVQPEKGQQFHDHIVGRLCELVDWLRTNDGPIGGDRP from the coding sequence ATGAACCACCCCAACGGACCGAGCGTGTGGCTCCAGGACCTCACCTGGCAGGAGGTCGAACAGCACCTCGAGAGTGATCGCGTCGTACTCGTGCCCTGTGGCAGTACCGAGCAGCACGGACCTGCCGGCGTCCTGGGAGTCGACACCTACGTTGCGACCGGCATCGTCGAGGACGTGGCCCAGCGGATGGGGGCGCTCTGCGCTCCGCCCCTGTGGTTCGGTGACTCGCCCCATCACATGGCCTTCGCCGGCACGATCAGCCTGCGGACCGAGACCCTGATGGCACTCGTCACGGACGTGTGCCGCAGCCTCGCCTCCCACGGGTTCGACAAGATCGTCCTCGTCAACGGACACAAGGGGTCCAACCTGCCCGCGCTCGGATCCGCGGTGCGGGCACTACACGAGAGCTCGCATCCCGACGTGGTCTTCGCCGTCGCCGATCCGCTCCACCTCGCCCGCTCGGTCGCACCGACCATCAAGGAGGTCAACGAGCACCACGGCGGGGAGCTGGAGCTCTCGCAGGTCGCCTACCGCCATCCGGGGCTGATCCGAATGGACCGGCTCACGTCCGAGGGCGCGGCGTTCGGCCAGATCTTTGGGGGATTCGTCGGGGACGACCTCTTCGGCCCTGCCCCCGACGGAGTCGACATCGTCTGGTCGAGTGCCGAGCAGCGTCGGTTCGCCCCCACCGGCAGCCTCAGCTCGTCACTCGGCGTACAGCCCGAGAAGGGCCAGCAGTTCCACGACCACATCGTCGGGCGCCTGTGCGAGCTCGTCGACTGGCTCCGAACGAACGACGGTCCCATCGGCGGGGATCGTCCGTGA